atagtacacgtaagttagtggtttatttattgttagttactgtaatgttgtgctgctttatttggttaatcgtccagcctgtgaagaaggcattcaagtaagaattgccttgtagtatgactcatttcctggcgcgtacaatttatattaggtcagcgttcacggttcgacttctgatattcaaaTCGAGTTCAAGGTCAAACttgtttgttcgactttcaagaaatttgagttgtagtgagttcgagaacagaggtaccactgtatgtatatagtttagccTAACCCAGCCACTTAAGGGAGCAAGCCAGCTGAACTAGGTGctggtgttctgtcgatatatgctgccttgtagaaaaatgctaccgtagtgctaatcgatagccctaaccctaactcttaccctaaccccccaaaacccctataacccttaccttaaccctaacccctaaaacctaaccctaaccctaatcccaagacggtggaactgcactgcactcgatagcacgtctcgataggtagtattttatgacagaacacctgtCCCAAGCCCGGATTAATGGGGAGGGTTGGCATCAAGAAATAGAGATCTTaactgcatcactgatgtcaaaatgtgggaaatatgtggttgtataaataaatgcattaaagtaggttaatgattctgtgctgtctaaattgtataaaaaattaggccagtccagccctggtcctgtgtatttaagtctgcgtttatGTATGTTTCCCGAGTCCTGTCATTAACGTCATTTTAAGTTTGCTGCCTGTTCCATtgtcctgcttgtctttaccttttgattaaaccctgtgtacactttttacatcaaacatttttaaaaaatataatgcattaattaagctaacttttaaatgaaatgagagTGTTTTGGGACcatatttagggtttaaactatagaaataagcacatattaccatttCTAGTGACTCTACCAAACATCCGCGAATCCTCATTCGCAACAGGTTTTGGAACGTAACCTCGCGAATGTCCGAGGTCTGACTGTATATTTCTCAGTACAAACGTAGTGTGTaatttgaaattaaaatgtttttttgtgatatttctCAACAGTTTGGATTAGAAGAGATAAACAAATCACATAAATATAGTCATTCTCATATGTGTTAAGGAGAACTCTTGTATGTTTTTTATACAGTAATTGCAGCAATGGACAGGGCAGACATGTTCGCCCAGTATGGTGATGGTCCCAGCATGTTTACTGCTGGGGGAATGCTGGCCGCCCCTGGGCCAAGCATGACACCATTTGCTGGATCTGTGGGGCTGCAAATGCCCACACCTACACCAGTGTGGAGCGTCTGGCCCCAGCAAGGGAGCGAGGCTCCCGTTCCACTCCTGCCACCAATTACTATCCCTGTTGCGACGGAACCACCCAAGAAGGGTAAACGGCGTCGCCAGAGGTGCAGAAACCCCGAGTCCTTCAGCTCGAAATACCAGAGGCTGATGGATGTAACTTATGGGACTGCACAATATTGGTCCATAGACAATGGTTTAAATTGTGCCACACATGAAAGTTCCACTGATACATCAACCCACACAAGATGTGGGGTAAAGAGGAAGTGGTGCAGGGAGGCAGAGGTCCAGGGCCAGGGCAGTGAGGAAAATGGTGGCCAGAGTGGAAACGAAGAAGTGGAGAGAGCTGCCAAGCAGAGCAGGCAAATGGCTGCAGATACTGCAGCTAGCCGGCCATCAGAGTCTCTGAACCATCCTGTGCCAGGATGTTCTTCAGAGCAGCACGGGTGGAATTCTGTTCCCTCCTGTGTGGAACAGGACTGGAACCTGGAGGACCTGGAGTTGTGGAACAGCATCCTCCAGCCTGATGAGAGGCCAGTCCCTGCTGCAACAATGGACTGGCCTCTAGACCCGTTTGAGGGATGGGTCTCGGACCTGTTTCTTGACCCATGCTTAAAAAGTTGGGAAACACCTGAGACTGCCCATGTGCAGGATGGACATGGACAAGTCCCTGTCTCCCAAGTTGAAGGGAGCCAGGAATCCATGGTGGAGCCCCAGATCCAGGTGCAGCAGGACAGCTCAGGGAATACATTTGACCCCGAAGAGCTCATCTTGCAGCAGATCCTGGTAgaactttttaaaaactgtaaatagtGTGGGGGCATTCTGAAATAAACTTTTAATAGCAAATAAGAGAGtgttgtcttttaattgtacaAGGTACTTAAACAGTCAGCTGGGTGAATATGACAATGTCTACATAATACTTGGgctcattattaaaaatgctaaattaacggtgctaaaaagtaaaaaaaatattaggtGAACTGTGAGATTGCGTGCTCATGGAAGCAGCTAACACATGAGTGAGGCTTCCCGCCAAGACGAAGACGTGGGGCGTACCCAAGCCAAGACACATATATCCCATCGTATTTTTCTTTTAACCAAAAATTACTTTTAGTATGAAAGATATACTATGCACttacacaaacaaataataaataacacagATATATGATATGTCATTCAAATCATTTTCTGtactgtttatatttttttggCCTCCTCATCATCTGTGAGGTATTGTGGTCCTTCGGCATGctcccaaaatattcccatttaatttaTCACGGCCAACTGAAgaataaactgaaaaatgtcAAATTTGCCACCTTAGAGGGACGACTATCCTCTCTTTTCCTCACTTCATTTGATGTTTTCTTTACACTAAATCACTGAAAAACGGTGGGTTTGTGCTGTGATCATTGTGCCTGGTTGTAAGAATGTCAAACCGATCCTGAAATCACAGgttgatgcccccccccatatgtttcatGTCCAcccatccatgcattttctgtatccacttgtccaattcagggtcacaggggtctgGAAACTATGCCAGTAGCATAGATGGTTGCAAAGAAGGGAATAACCTAGGATGCAGTGTCAACCCGCAGCAGGAATCTTACACTATTCATGCATATGGACAATCTGGCAGAGGTGTGGACTCGAGTCACATGACTTGGACTCGAGTTAGACTCGAGTCACAATTTTAATGACTTTGGTCTCGACTTGATAAAATCACAAAAGACTTGGCACTCGACTCGGACTTTAACACCAATGACTCGTGACTTCACTTGGACTTGAACCTTTTGACTTGACAAGACTTGATACACCAATTGACCTTACACCAAacaaaaagtttattttaaaaacgaaTACATTCCTTGAATTAATTAACGTTAACTGTATTCATTTCCAGCCAGTTTATACGAACTCCCCAGAATCCCCAGCTCACAACACAACATCCAATCAACTTGCAGAAGCGAAGCATGAAGTAACGTGATTTTGCAGAGCGCCAGTCTGACAAAAATGATACCTAGGGTTATTTCATTTGCTTTCACAAATTATGAGGTGGTCAACAAGAAACGAACTGCAGTATGCAAAACATGCGGGtcaaaaattacagacagagaGGCTACAACATCCAACTTCGTTCGACATCTGAAGTTACACAAAGAAAGGTAAGTCGAGGCTAATGTATAGTGACTATAATGTCTAGTTAATATTAGCCTAATGGCTTGGCGAATTCTAGCTTGCTAGTTAAATCATGTGGCTGGAAAGTCATTTTGCATACATTGAAAAAAGTATTACGGGTTCCCACACAGATGTAAATCCGAAATAAGATGACAAATCTACTTTTAATCAGACAGCTAGCACTACAATGTGCTAACCTCGATCGCAGCAGTGAAATCGCACGGTAACGTTACCGTTACTCCCGTCATTGAAATAGTTTAATTTACACTGATTACTGTGTAAACGGTTTATCTGTGTTTTGAGCCTGAGCCGAGACACAGTCATTGCACCCAAGACATACACAGCTGGCAGATGGTAGCGCCATAATCAGGTCTTAAAAAAATCAACTTGAATGATCAGAATTGACTATATTGTATATGTGTTATACTATTGTATATATGATCAGATATTATGGTGTTACCTGgtgttattttaaaagcagATTTGTACTGTAGTAGTTGGTTACcgtggagatttttttttgtattgctgTACCATTTTCAATGCagttaatgtttattttattatgaaacagtctgcttattattttttcaattaATTGGTTGTTTGATTTGAAAaattctgaaaagaattgaaccCCAACAGCCTTCAATCTTACAGTTCATGGTCATCCGTGTAGAACAGTACAGCATGACTCATCCACAGCAGAAAGCTATCACCAATGCAATACTCTCTGACTTGGTTATTGATTGCAACTTGCCCTTGTCTATTGTAGAAAACAAGAGTTTTCGGCACTTTATGACTGTAGTTGACAGTAAGTATAGCCCAGTATGTCGCAGAACACTGTCATCAAAAGTAGAGGACCTTGCTTCAGAGAGACGTTCAAAATTGAAAACTGAGTTGAGGAACATAGACCACGTTTCAGTCACTGTGGACATTTGGTCTGACCGAAAGATGAGGGGGTTCCTTGGTGTAACAGTGCACTACATAGAGAAAGAAACGGAGAGGATACAGCTTAAGTCCAGTCTCCTGGCCTGTGACCGCTTCAGAGGCTCACACACAGCTGACAGGATCTGTGAGCTGTTTGAGGCCATATGTGATGAATACAGCATTAGAGATAAACTGGACTATATTATAAGTGACAATGCTGCCAACATGCAGAAAGCGTTTACTGTATGCTTTCCCACTGAACAAGAAGATGAAGTATATGATGAAGACCACCTTGATGACCCAGAGCTCTGGAATGACCTAACCCAGGAAGATAGGGTAACAGTAGATGCTGCTATGGCAAAAAAACAGCGCTTGCAGTGTTTTGCACACACCCTCCAGCTTGTGGTTGGAGACAGTTTGAAAGAAACAAAAGTGACAACTACTTCTCTCTCTAAGTTATCAAAGCTCAGCTCACTTTTGCACACGAGCACAACATTCAGAGATGCATTTGATGCTGAATTTGGAGAACAAAGAGGCATTCCTGCTGTTGTCAATACAAGATGGAACTCAACGCTAAGGCAAGTGAAGGCAGTTTTCCAGTATGACTATTTAAAACTCTGCCATGTTCTAGAAAAGGCTGGACACAAGGAGTTGCTGTTTACAGTAAGGGAGTGGAATTTGTTGAAAGAGTTGTTGGACATCCTTAAGCCGTTTGGAGAAGCAACAGATTTGACACAAGGTGAGAAGATGTTACTATCAGTTTTGTGGTTCCCTCTGTCCTGTCCCTGAATCACCACCTTGAGAAGCTAAAGCCTCAAGCCCGATTCCTGAGCGGCCTGGTCAGAAATCTCCAGGCATCCCTAAACAAAAGATTTCTTGGAATATTCATCAATGTGAAGATGGCTAGGATACAAGATGGAATCACTGCCC
The Paramormyrops kingsleyae isolate MSU_618 chromosome 13, PKINGS_0.4, whole genome shotgun sequence DNA segment above includes these coding regions:
- the LOC140578201 gene encoding uncharacterized protein isoform X1 yields the protein MDSQQYSQIVDPYRYYQANVIAAMDRADMFAQYGDGPSMFTAGGMLAAPGPSMTPFAGSVGLQMPTPTPVWSVWPQQGSEAPVPLLPPITIPVATEPPKKGKRRRQRCRNPESFSSKYQRLMDVTYGTAQYWSIDNGLNCATHESSTDTSTHTRCGVKRKWCREAEVQGQGSEENGGQSGNEEVERAAKQSRQMAADTAASRPSESLNHPVPGCSSEQHGWNSVPSCVEQDWNLEDLELWNSILQPDERPVPAATMDWPLDPFEGWVSDLFLDPCLKSWETPETAHVQDGHGQVPVSQVEGSQESMVEPQIQVQQDSSGNTFDPEELILQQILVELFKNCK
- the LOC140578201 gene encoding uncharacterized protein isoform X2 encodes the protein MDRADMFAQYGDGPSMFTAGGMLAAPGPSMTPFAGSVGLQMPTPTPVWSVWPQQGSEAPVPLLPPITIPVATEPPKKGKRRRQRCRNPESFSSKYQRLMDVTYGTAQYWSIDNGLNCATHESSTDTSTHTRCGVKRKWCREAEVQGQGSEENGGQSGNEEVERAAKQSRQMAADTAASRPSESLNHPVPGCSSEQHGWNSVPSCVEQDWNLEDLELWNSILQPDERPVPAATMDWPLDPFEGWVSDLFLDPCLKSWETPETAHVQDGHGQVPVSQVEGSQESMVEPQIQVQQDSSGNTFDPEELILQQILVELFKNCK